The following are encoded together in the Lathyrus oleraceus cultivar Zhongwan6 chromosome 3, CAAS_Psat_ZW6_1.0, whole genome shotgun sequence genome:
- the LOC127129443 gene encoding L-type lectin-domain containing receptor kinase IX.1 produces MNTYHIGIIFLLQMITSTKSLSFHYQTFKYDDVKLEGDASLLYSYVQLTSTTRYQSNAYSIGRVTCFEPLHLWDKTSRKLTDFTTHFSFMIYSNETGFGDGLAFFFADPKLPLLDHMKEGGGLGLVDKYQILNSSQYSFVAVEFDTHQNPWDPSGIHVGINLNSMMSQKTKPWLIDIKNKKAYYSCKIEYNSSVRDLKVSFTGSIVNGKPVKSYISYNVDLRDYLPEKVIFGFSAATGLMFEMNTLKSWSFNSSLEKDEKVSSSIPSNLEPSPIPNSPKPDSKKSTIWLGLGVGVGIASILVVLGWFCILIWKKAKGEKEDLIFDMKMDDEFQKGTGPKRFCYNKLSTATNNFEETQKIGEGGFGGVYKGYLKEIDSNVAIKRISKESKQGIKEYATEVKIISKLRHRNLVQLIGWCHMKKDFLLIYEFMENGSLDSHLYRGKSLLTWQMRYNIAMDLASALLYLHEEWEQCVLHRDIKSSNIMLDYNFNAKLGDFGLARLVDHEKVSQLETTVIAGTMGYIAPEYFTTGKATKESDIYSFGIVSLELVSGRKPIDLYAKEDRVSIFDWVLELYRLGKLLEVADKKLEGVLDEEQMERLVVIGLWCANPNYSFRPYVRQVIQVLKFEAPLPILPQKMFESVYPTAISTIFDPVSFPSEAYNDSS; encoded by the coding sequence ATGAATACTTACCATATTGGTATCATTTTCTTGCTCCAAATGATCACTTCTACAAAATCACTTTCATTCCATTACCAAACCTTCAAATATGATGATGTGAAACTAGAAGGAGATGCTTCATTGTTGTATTCATACGTTCAACTTACTTCAACCACAAGGTACCAAAGTAATGCTTATAGTATTGGAAGAGTCACATGTTTTGAACCATTACATCTATGGGACAAAACCTCAAGAAAACTCACTGATTTCACTACTCATTTTTCCTTTATGATTTACTCGAACGAAACCGGTTTTGGAGATGGATTAGCGTTTTTCTTCGCAGATCCGAAACTTCCACTTCTTGATCATATGAAAGAAGGTGGTGGACTTGGTCTTGTTGATAAGTATCAAATATTGAATTCAAGTCAATATTCATTTGTAGCTGTGGAGTTTGATACGCATCAGAATCCTTGGGATCCTTCTGGTATACATGTAGGTATAAACTTGAATTCTATGATGTCTCAGAAAACTAAACCATGGTTGATTGATATTAAGAATAAGAAAGCTTATTATTCTTGTAAAATCGAGTATAATTCGAGTGTTCGTGATTTGAAAGTTTCGTTCACCGGAAGCATCGTCAATGGTAAGCCTGTGAAAAGTTACATCTCATATAATGTTGATCTGAGAGATTACCTACCTGAGAAGGTTATCTTTGGTTTCTCGGCTGCTACCGGACTTATGTTCGAGATGAATACGTTAAAATCATGGTCGTTTAATTCGAGTTTAGAGAAAGATGAGAAAGTTTCTTCTTCTATCCCTTCGAACCTTGAACCTTCACCGATTCCGAATAGTCCTAAACCAGATAGTAAAAAAAGTACTATATGGTTAGGATTAGGAGTTGGTGTAGGTATAGCGTCGATTTTGGTTGTTTTAGGATGGTTTTGTATCTTAATATGGAAGAAAGCGAAAGGAGAAAAAGAAGATTTGATTTTCGACATGAAAATGGACGACGAGTTTCAGAAGGGAACCGGGCCTAAAAGGTTTTGCTACAATAAACTGTCGACTGCAACGAATAACTTCGAAGAAACGCAGAAGATAGGAGAAGGTGGTTTCGGCGGTGTTTATAAAGGCTATTTGAAAGAAATAGATTCAAATGTTGCTATAAAGAGGATATCGAAAGAATCGAAACAAGGAATAAAGGAATACGCGACGGAGGTGAAGATCATAAGCAAACTTAGACATAGGAATTTAGTTCAACTAATAGGTTGGTGTCACATGAAAAAAGATTTCCTTCTTATTTATGAGTTCATGGAAAATGGTAGCTTAGATTCTCATCTTTATCGCGGTAAGAGCTTATTGACATGGCAGATGAGATACAACATTGCCATGGATTTGGCTTCGGCGTTGCTGTATCTTCATGAAGAATGGGAACAATGTGTGCTTCATAGAGACATAAAATCAAGTAACATTATGTTGGACTATAACTTCAACGCGAAGCTTGGCGATTTCGGGTTGGCTAGGTTGGTTGATCATGAGAAAGTGTCACAATTGGAAACCACAGTTATAGCAGGGACAATGGGATACATAGCGCCTGAATATTTCACAACAGGAAAAGCTACTAAGGAATCTGATATATATAGTTTTGGCATTGTTTCATTGGAGTTGGTTAGTGGAAGAAAACCGATTGATCTTTACGCGAAAGAGGATCGAGTGAGTATATTTGATTGGGTTTTGGAGCTTTATAGATTAGGAAAGTTGCTCGAAGTCGCGGACAAGAAACTCGAGGGTGTGCTTGATGAGGAACAAATGGAACGGTTAGTGGTTATTGGACTTTGGTGTGCAAATCCAAATTATTCATTTAGGCCATATGTGAGACAAGTGATTCAAGTGCTTAAGTTTGAAGCTCCTTTACCAATTCTACCACAGAAGATGTTTGAGTCAGTTTATCCTACTGCAATAAGCACAATCTTTGATCCAGTTTCTTTTCCCTCTGAGGCTTACAATGACAGTTCATAA